A window from Camelus dromedarius isolate mCamDro1 chromosome 9, mCamDro1.pat, whole genome shotgun sequence encodes these proteins:
- the CIC gene encoding protein capicua homolog isoform X2 yields the protein MKPMKKACAGLPGSGSGGKSPPATRAKALRRRGAGEGDKPEEEDDDAQQQQPGPEEAEEGEEEEAERGPGAEGLPPELHPHDPAPGPAEEPKVEGEAGRWEPSLSRKTATFKSRAPKKKYVEEHGAGSGSSSGAAGAPEEQARTPEEASALGVPPRPPTSTRSSSTDTASEHSADLEDEPAEACGPGPWPPGSTSVGYDLRQLRSQRVLARRGDGLFLPAVVRQVRRSQDLGVQFPGDRALTFYEGAPGGGVDVVLDATPPPGALVVGTAVCTCVEPGMAAYREGVVVEVATKPAAYKVRFSSQPGPVATLPQPPQPPHREPEEAVWVARSSLRLLRPPWDPEALPRKPSTGPEEEQAEPGAALPPCPAALDPKQPEDAEVSKISFGGNLGACEEGEEKHPPALGTPALLPLPPPQLLSPPPKSPAFAGPGRPGEQPSPCQEGSQGGSRSSSVASLEKGTAPAARARTPLTAAQQKYKKGDVVCTPNGIRKKFNGKQWRRLCSRDGCMKESQRRGYCSRHLSMRTKEMEGLADSGPGGAGRPAGVAAREGSTEFDWGDETSRDSEASSVAARGDSRPRLVAPADLSRFEFDECEAAVMLVSLGSSRSGTPSFSPVSTQSPFSPAPSPSPSPLFGFRPANFSPINASPVIQRTAVRSRHLSASTPKAGVLTPPDLGPHPPPPAPRERHSSGILPTFQTNLTFTVPISPGRRKTELLPHPGALGASGSGGGGAAPDFPKSDSLDSGVDSVSHTPTPSTPAGFRAVSPAVPFSRSRQPSPLLLLPPPAGLTSDPGPSVRRVPAVQRDSPVIVRNPDVPLPSKFPGEVGAASEARAGGPGRGCRETPVPPGVASGKPGLPPPLPAPVPITVPPAAPTAVAQPMPTFGLASSPFQPVAFHPSPAALLPVLVPSSYTSHPAPKKEVIMGRPGTVWTNVEPRSVAVFPWHSLVPFLAPSQPDPSVQPSEAQQPASHPVASNQSKEPAESAAVAHEQPPGGTGNADPGRPPGATCPESPGPGPPHSLGVVEPGKGPPPTTEEEAPGPPGEPRLDSETESDHDDAFLSIMSPEIQLPLPPGKRRTQSLSALPKERDSSSEKDGRSPNKREKDHIRRPMNAFMIFSKRHRALVHQRHPNQDNRTVSKILGEWWYALGPKEKQKYHDLAFQVKEAHFKAHPDWKWCNKDRKKSSSEAKPTSLGLAGGHKETRERSMSETGTAAAPGVSSELLSVTAQTLLSSDTKAPGSGSCGAERLHTVGAPGSARPRAFSHSGVHSLDGGEVDSQALQELTQMVSGPASYSGPKPSTQYGAPGPFAAPSEGGTLAASGRPPLLPTRASRSQRAASEDMTSDEERMVICEEEGDDDVIADDGFSTTDIDLKCKERVTDSESGDSSGEDPEGSKGFGRKVFSPVIRSSFTHCRPSLDPEPPGPPDPPGAFGKGYGPTPSSSSSSPASSSASAATSFQLGSGTFKAQESGQGSTTGPLRPPPPGAGGPATPSKATRFLPTDPATFRRKRPESVGGLDPPGPSVIAAPPSGGGSVLQTLVLPSNKEEREASGARMPSAPAPPLAYGAPAAPLSRPAATMVTNVVRPVSSTPVPIASKPFPSSARAEASPNDTAGGRTETVTGSRAPGGSPLGVSLVYSDKKSGATTSTAPHLVAGPLLGTVGKAPATVTNLLVGTPGYGAPAPPAVQFIAQGGPGSGAAAGSGAGAGSGPNGPVPLGILQPGPLSKAGGITQVQYILPTLPQQLQVAPAPAPGTKAVAPSGPAPTTSIRFTLPPGTSTNGKVLAATAPTPGIPILQSVPSAPPPKAQSISPVQAPPPGGSAQLLPGKVLVPLATPSMSVRGGGAGQPLPLVSPPFSVPVQNGAQPPSKIIQLTPVPVSTPSGLVPPLSPASLPGPTSQPQKVLLPSSTRITYVQSASGHALPLGTSPASSQAGTVTSYGPTSSVALGFTSLGPSGPAFVQPLLSGQAPLLAPGQVGVSPVPSPQLPPSCTAPSGPVITAFYPGSPIPTSSASLAQPSQAPPGLVYTVATSTTPPAATILPKGPSAPATATPAPTSPFPSATAGSMTYSLVAPKAQRPTPKAPQKVKAAIASIPVGSFEAGAPGRPGPAPRQPLEPGPAREPSASESELEGQPTTPAPPLPPETWVPPARSSPPPPPPAEERTSSKGPETMASKFPSSSSDWRVAGLGLENRGEPPTPPSPAPAPASAPGSSSGSSEGSSGRAAGDTPERKEAASTGKKVKVRPPPLKKTFDSVDNRVLSEVDFEERFAELPEFRPEEVLPSPTLQSLATSPRAILGSYRKKRKNSTDLDSAPEDPTSPKRKMRRRSSCSSEPNTPKSAKCEGDIFTFDRTGTEAEDVLGELEYEKVPYSSLRRTLDQRRALVMQLFQDHGFFPSAQATAAFQARYADIFPSKVCLQLKIREVRQKIMQAATPTEQPPGAEAPLPGPPPTGTAAAPVPTPSPAGGPDPTSPGSDSGTTPAAPPLPPPPEPGPGQPGWEGPPQPSPPPSGPSTAATGR from the exons ATGAAGCCAATGAAGAAGGCTTGTGCTGGCCTCCCCGGTTCTGGCAGCGGTGGCAAGTCCCCACCAGCCACTAGGGCCAAGGCCCTGAGGCGgcgaggggctggggagggcgaCAAGCCAGAGGAGGAAGACGATGAcgcgcagcagcagcagccagggcCAGAAGAGGctgaggagggtgaggaggaggaggctgagcggggccctggggctgaggggctgcCCCCAGAGCTGCATCCCCATgacccagccccaggcccagctgagGAACCCAaggtggagggggaggcaggccGCTGGGAGCCCTCACTCAGCCGAAAGACGGCCACATTCAAGTCACGAGCGCCCAAGAAGAAGTATGTGGAAGAGCATGGGGctggcagtggcagcagcagtgggGCAGCTGGTGCCCCTGAAGAGCAGGCACGGACCCCCGAGGAGGCCAGTGCCCTGGGTGTGCCTCCACGGCCACCCACTTCCACCCGCTCCTCCTCCACTGACACAGCCAGCGAGCACTCAGCTGACCTGGAGGATGAGCCGGCTGAAGCTTGTGGTCCAGGCCCCTGGCCCCCTGGCAGCACCAGTGTTGGCTATGACCTGCGGCAGCTGCGGTCCCAGCGAGTGCTGGCTCGGCGTGGGGATGGCCTCTTCCTGCCGGCTGTGGTGCGCCAGGTGCGCCGAAGCCAGGACCTGGGTGTGCAGTTCCCTGGGGACCGGGCCCTGACTTTTTACGAGGGAGCACCCGGCGGTGGTGTGGATGTGGTTTTGGATGCCACACCACCGCCAGGTGCACTGGTGGTTGGTACAGCTGTCTGTACCTGTGTGGAGCCTGGTATGGCTGCCTACCGTGAGggtgtggtggtggaggtggccaCCAAGCCAGCTGCCTACAAGGTCCGCTTCAGCTCCCAGCCAGGCCCAGTAGCCACCCTACCACAGCCACCACAGCCACCACACCGTGAGCCTGAGGAGGCAGTGTGGGTGGCCCGCTCCAGCCTGCGCCTGCTGCGGCCCCCCTGGGACCCTGAAGCCCTGCCTAGAAAGCCCTCAACGGGCCCTGAGGAGGAGCAGGCTGAGCCAGGGGctgccctgcccccctgccctgctgccctggaCCCCAAGCAGCCTGAGGATGCTGAGGTATCCAAGATCAGCTTTGGTGGCAACCTGGGAGCTTGTGAGGAGGGTGAGGAGAAGCACCCACCAGCCCTGGGCACCCCGGCCCTGCTCCCACTGCCCCCGCCTCAGCTCCTGTCACCACCACCCAAGTCCCCAGCCTTCGCAGGCCCAGGCCGCCCTGGCGAGCAGCCCTCACCCTGCCAGGAGGGGAGCCAGGGCGGCAGCCGGAGCAGCAGTGTGGCCTCTCTGGAGAAGGGGACCGCGCCAGCTGCCCGGGCCCGCACACCCCTGACCGCAGCCCAGCAGAAATACAAGAAGGGCGATGTGGTCTGCACACCCAATGGAATTCGAAAGAAGTTCAACGGCAAGCAGTGGCGACGGCTGTGCTCGAGAGATGGCTGCATGAAGGAGTCACAGCGGCGGGGCTACTGCTCACGCCACCTGTCCATGCGAACCAAAGAGATGGAGGGCCTGGCGGACAGtggcccaggtggggctgggcggCCGGCTGGCGTGGCAGCCCGTGAGGGTAGCACCGAGTTTGACTGGGGTGATGAGACCTCTCGGGACAGTGAGGCCAGCAGTGTGGCAGCCCGAGGAGACTCACGTCCACGCCTGGTGGCCCCTGCTGACCTGTCACGCTTTGAGTTTGACGAGTGTGAAGCGGCTGTGATGTTGGTGTCACTGGGCAGCTCTCGCTCAGGCACGCCCTCCTTCTCCCCAGTCTCTACGCAGTCGCCCTTCTCGCCAGCCCCGTCACCTTCACCCTCACCACTCTTTGGCTTCCGCCCTGCCAACTTCAGCCCCATCAACGCCTCGCCAGTCATCCAGCGTACTGCTGTTCGCAGTCGCCACCTGAGCGCCAGCACCCCTAAGGCAGGTGTGCTGACTCCACCAGACCTGGGCCCCCACCCGCCGCCACCTGCTCCCCGAGAGCGCCATTCCTCCGGCATCCTACCCACCTTCCAGACCAACCTGACCTTTACTGTGCCCATTAGCCCTGGGCGACGGAAGACAGAGCTGCTTCCCCACCCAGGGGCAttgggggcctctggctctggGGGCGGAGGAGCTGCCCCAGACTTCCCTAAGAGTGACAGCTTAGACTCTGGTGTGGACTCGGTGTCCCACACGCCTACACCCTCCACACCAGCTGGCTTCCGTGCTGTGTCGCCTGCCGTGCCCTTCTCCCGCTCCCGCCAGCCCTCACCGTTGCTGCTGTTGCCCCCACCTGCCGGCCTGACCTCGGATCCTGGGCCCTCCGTGCGCAGGGTGCCTGCTGTGCAGCGGGACTCACCTGTCATTGTCCGCAACCCTGATGTGCCGCTGCCCTCCAAATTCCCTGGGGAAGTGGGCGCTGCCAGTGAGGCACGGGCCGGGGGACCTGGGAGGGGCTGCCGAGAGACCCCAGTGCCCCCTGGGGTGGCCAGTGGGAAGCCTGgcctgcccccacctctgccGGCCCCCGTGCCCATCACTGTGCCTCCAGCCGCGCCGACTGCTGTGGCCCAGCCGATGCCCACCTTTGGCCTGGCTTCCTCGCCCTTCCAGCCGGTGGCCTTTCACCCCTCACCTGCTGCCCTGTTGCCGGTCCTGGTGCCCAGCAGCTACACCAGCCATCCTGCCCCCAAAAAGGAAGTCATCATGGGCCGGCCTGGGACAG TGTGGACAAACGTGGAACCTCGCTCTGTGGCCGTGTTCCCCTGGCACTCCTTAGTCCCCTTCTTGGCGCCCAGCCAGCCTGACCCCTCTGTGCAGCCAAGTGAAGCCCAGCAACCTGCCAGCCACCCAGTGGCCTCCAATCAGAGCAAAG AACCTGCTGAGTCGGCGGCTGTTGCTCACGAGCAGCCACCAGGCGGGACAGGGAATGCTGACCCTGGGCGGCCCCCGGGAGCTACATGCCCTGAGAGCCCAGGGCCCGGACCCCCCCACAGTTTGGGGGTGGTGGAACCTGGAAAGGGCCCCCCTCCCACCACTGAGGAGGAGGCCCCTGGTCCACCAGGAGAGCCCCGGCTGGACAGTGAGACGGAGAGTGACCATGATGATGC CTTCCTCTCCATCATGTCTCCTGAGATCCAGTTACCTCTGCCGCCTGGGAAACGCCGGACCCAGTCCCTCAGCGCCTTGCCCAAGGAACGAGACTCATCTTCAGAGAAGGATGGACGCAGCCCCAACAAG CGGGAGAAGGACCATATCCGGCGGCCCATGAATGCCTTTATGATCTTCAGCAAGCGGCACCGGGCCCTGGTCCATCAGCGTCACCCCAACCAGGACAACCGGACTGTCAGCAAGATCCTGGGCGAGTGGTGGTATGCCCTGGGACCCAAGGAGAAACAGAAGTACCACGACCTGGCCTTCCAG GTGAAAGAGGCCCACTTTAAGGCCCACCCAGACTGGAAGTGGTGCAACAAGGACCGGAAGAAGTCCAGCTCAGAGGCCAAGCCTACTAGcctggggctggcaggagggcACAAGGAGACGCGGGAGCGGAGCATGTCGGAGACAGGCACTGCCGCTGCCCCTGGAG TGTCCTCGGAACTCCTGTCTGTCACAGCCCAGACGCTCTTGAGCTCGGACACCAAGGCTCCGGGGAGCGGCTCTTGTGGGGCAGAACGTCTGCACACAGTCGGGGCACCTGGCTCAGCCCGGCCCCGAGCCTTCTCCCACAGCGGGGTCCACAGCCTCGATGGTGGGGAAGTAGACAGCCAGGCACTACAGGAACTGACTCAG ATGGTGTCTGGCCCTGCATCCTACTCTGGCCCAAAACCTTCCACGCAATATGGGGCTCCAGGCCCCTTTGCAGCCCCCAGTGAGGGAGGCACCCTGGCGGCCAGTGGGCGGCCTCCACTGCTGCCCACCCGGGCCTCCCGTTCCCAGCGTGCCGCCAGTGAGGACATGACCAGTGACGAGGAGCGCATGGTCATCTGTGAGGAGGAAGGGGATGATGATGTCATTG CTGACGATGGCTTCAGCACCACTGACATTGACCTCAAGTGCAAGGAGCGGGTGACTGACAGCGAGAGCGGAGACAGCTCTGGGGAAGACCCAGAGGGCAGCAAG GGCTTTGGCCGGAAGGTGTTCTCACCTGTGATCCGTTCCTCCTTTACCCACTGCCGTCCATCACTGGACCCTgagcccccagggcccccagaTCCACCTGGAGCCTTCGGCAAAGGATATGGgcccaccccatcctcctcctcgtcctcgcctgcctcctcctcagcctcagcAGCCACCTCCTTCCAACTGGGCTCAGGGACCTTCAAGGCCCAGGAGTCAGGTCAGGGCAGCACAACAGGCCCCCTTCGGCCCCCaccccctggggctgggggcccagcGACACCTTCTAAGGCCACCCGGTTTCTCCCCACGGATCCTGCCACCTTCCGGCGCAAGAGACCTGAAAGTGTAGGGGGCCTGGATCCACCAGGCCCCTCCGTCATTGCGGCACCTCCCAGTGGTGGGGGAAGTGTCCTGCAGACACTGGTCCTGCCCTCAAACAAGGAGGAACGGGAGGCCAGTGGAGCTCGCATGCCTTCGGCCCCAGCCCCACCGCTGGCCTATGGGGCCCCAGCAGCACCCCTGTCCCGCCCGGCTGCCACCATGGTCACCAACGTGGTCCGGCCTGTCAGCAGCACTCCTGTGCCCATTGCCTCTAagcctttcccttcctctgcccGGGCGGAAGCATCTCCAAATGATACAGCAGGTGGCAGGACTGAGACAGTCACTGGGTCCCGGGCACCTGGGGGCTCCCCACTAGGTGTCAGCTTAGTGTATTCAGATAAGAAGTCGGGAGCAACCACCTCAACAGCCCCACATCTGGTGGCTGGGCCCCTACTGGGCACTGTGGGGAAGGCACCTGCCACTGTCACCAACCTGCTGGTGGGCACCCCGGGCTATGGGGCCCCAGCGCCCCCCGCTGTTCAGTTTATTGCCCAGGGGGGCCCTGGCAGTGGGGCAGCTGCGGGCTCAGGAGCAGGTGCTGGGAGTGGCCCCAATGGGCCAGTGCCCCTGGGCATCCTGCAGCCAGGTCCCCTGAGCAAGGCTGGGGGAATCACCCAAGTGCAGTACATTCTGCCCACGCTGCCCCAACAACTTCAAGTGgcgcctgccccagcccctgggaccAAGGCAGTGGCTCCCAGCGGCCCTGCACCCACTACCAGCATCCGTTTCACCCTCCCGCCGGGCACCTCCACCAACGGCAAAGTCCTGGCTGCCACTGCGCCCACTCCTGGCATCCCCATCCTGCAGTCTGTAccctctgccccgccccccaAAG CCCAGTCAATTTCTCCTGTGcaggcccctcccccaggtgGCTCAGCCCAGCTGCTACCCGGGAAGGTACTGGTGCCCTTGGCCACCCCTAGCATGTCAGTGCGGGGTGGAGGGGCCGGCCAGCCACTGCCCCTGGTGAGCCCACCCTTCTCAGTACCTGTGCAGAATGGTGCTCAGCCACCCAGCAAG ATCATCCAGCTGACTCCGGTACCTGTGAGCACACCCAGCGGCCTGGTGCCGCCCCTCAGCCCAGCCTCGCTCCCTGGACCCACCTCTCAGCCTCAGAAGGTCCTGCTGCCCTCCTCTACCAG AATCACCTATGTGCAGTCAGCCAGCGGGCATGCGCTGCCCCTGGGCACCAGTCCTGCGTCTAGTCAGGCTGGAACAGTCACTTCGTACGGACCCACGAGCTCGGTAGCCCTAGGCTTCACCTCACTGGGGCCCAGTGGCCCCGCCTTCGTGCAGCCCTTGCTTTCAG GCCAAGCCCCGCTGCTGGCTCCCGGCCAGGTGGGCGTGTCGCCTGTGCCCAGTCCCCAGCTGCCTCCCAGCTGCACAGCCCCCAGTGGTCCTGTCATCACAGCGTTTTACCCCGgcagccccatccccacctcctcaGCATCCCTGGCCCAGCCATCTCAGGCTCCACCAGGCCTGGTCTACACTGTGGCCACCAGCACCACCCCACCTGCTGCCACCATCCTGCCCAAGGGCCCATCGGCCCCTGCCACTGCCACCCCGGCCCCTACCAGCCCTTTCCCTAGTGCCACAG CAGGCTCCATGACCTACAGCTTAGTGGCCCCCAAAGCCCAGCGGCCCACCCCTAAGGCCCCCCAGAAAGTGAAGGCGGCCATCGCCAGCATTCCTGTGGGCTCCTTTGAGGCAGGTGCCCCTGGGCGGCCAGGCCCTGCACCCCGTCAGCCCTTGGAGCCTGGCCCAGCCCGTGAGCCCTCTGCATCTGAGTCTGAGCTGGAGGGGCAGCCTACAACGCCGgcccccccactgcccccagaGACCTGGGTTCCCCCAGCCCGGAGCAgtcccccgccacccccacctgCTGAGGAGCGGACCAGCTCCAAGGGGCCTGAGACCATG GCCAGCAAATTCCCAAGCTCATCTTCAGACTGGCGCGTCGCTGGGCTGGGTCTGGAGAACCGTGGGgagcctcccacccctcccagccctgcccctgctccagcctcagcccctggtagcagcagcggcagcagcgaGGGCAGCAGTGGGAGGGCAGCTGGGGACACCCCTGAGCGCAAGGAGGCGGCCAGTACCGGCAAGAAGGTGAAGGTGCGGCCCCCGCCCCTGAAGAAGACCTTTGACTCTGTGGACAA CAGGGTCCTGTCGGAGGTGGACTTCGAAGAGCGCTTTGCTGAGCTGCCCGAGTTTCGGCCTGAGGAGGTGCTGCCCTCGCCCACCCTGCAGTCTCTGGCCACCTCACCCCGGGCCATCCTGGGCTCCTACCGCAAGAAGAGAAAGAACTCCACTG ACCTGGACTCTGCCCCTGAGGACCCCACCTCGCCCAAGCGCAAGATGAGGAGACGCTCCAGCTGCAGCTCAGAGCCCAACACCCCCAAGAGTGCCAAGTGCGAGGGGGACATCTTCACCTTTGACCGTACAG